The proteins below are encoded in one region of candidate division WOR-3 bacterium:
- a CDS encoding fibronectin type III domain-containing protein produces the protein MLTLPGLLLAAIVGLMPPASLKAVDAPNDQGQSIILTWTAPEGESVPVTGYTILRSCAPDTGFAEVGTEPAATSEYTDNDVIDGTKYWYAVQVKSGADSARSAAVGPVTSKAQWFNTARVNILVVTVVICGLFFYYLQRARKGAKMYIRKIAGLDAIDDALGRATEMGKPILFSFGLGYITDMVVIAALPLLRKIAKKSAEYSTRLIVPNSDPIVMTAAQETVKEAYTEMGRPDFYNPDNVTFLTSDQFGYAAGVDGIILREKPGAIFWFGYFYAESLIMAETGHSVGAIQLAGTTETTQLPFFVAACDYTMIGEEIYAASCYLRPEPIMLGTLKGEDFIRFWLIVLVTATVVLGTVAAVLSKQAPVLNQVFETVVRWATPAY, from the coding sequence GTGTTGACTCTTCCAGGTCTCCTCCTCGCCGCCATTGTCGGACTGATGCCGCCGGCATCGTTGAAGGCGGTTGACGCGCCGAACGACCAAGGGCAGTCCATCATCCTGACCTGGACCGCTCCTGAGGGTGAATCGGTTCCAGTAACAGGCTACACGATTCTCCGCTCGTGCGCACCGGACACCGGATTCGCCGAAGTTGGAACCGAGCCCGCGGCCACCAGCGAGTACACCGACAATGACGTGATCGACGGCACCAAGTACTGGTACGCGGTCCAGGTGAAGAGCGGGGCGGATTCGGCCCGCAGCGCGGCGGTTGGCCCGGTCACAAGCAAGGCCCAGTGGTTCAATACCGCGCGCGTGAACATCCTCGTGGTCACCGTCGTGATCTGCGGGTTGTTCTTCTACTATCTGCAGCGGGCGCGCAAGGGCGCGAAGATGTACATCCGCAAGATCGCCGGGCTCGATGCGATTGACGACGCGCTGGGCCGCGCGACCGAGATGGGCAAGCCGATCCTCTTCAGCTTCGGCCTTGGCTACATCACCGACATGGTGGTCATCGCCGCCCTGCCGCTCTTGCGGAAGATCGCCAAGAAGTCGGCCGAGTACTCGACTCGGCTCATCGTGCCCAACTCCGACCCGATCGTGATGACCGCGGCGCAGGAAACGGTGAAGGAAGCCTACACCGAAATGGGCCGGCCCGATTTCTACAACCCGGACAACGTGACGTTCCTGACTTCGGACCAGTTCGGTTACGCGGCGGGCGTGGACGGCATCATCCTGCGCGAGAAGCCGGGCGCCATCTTCTGGTTCGGCTACTTCTACGCCGAATCGCTCATCATGGCCGAGACCGGCCACTCGGTCGGAGCCATCCAGCTTGCCGGCACCACGGAGACAACCCAGCTTCCTTTCTTTGTTGCCGCTTGCGACTACACGATGATCGGCGAGGAGATCTACGCGGCGTCGTGCTATCTGCGGCCCGAGCCGATAATGCTCGGTACGCTCAAGGGCGAGGACTTCATCCGTTTCTGGCTCATCGTGCTCGTCACCGCCACCGTCGTGCTGGGCACGGTCGCGGCGGTGCTGTCGAAACAGGCGCCGGTCCTGAACCAGGTATTCGAAACCGTGGTCCGCTGGGCGACGCCGGCGTACTAG
- a CDS encoding RNA polymerase sigma factor produces the protein MNDTIQTTNTERQSGAEMCFERIYETYRGRVYSTAYRMLSNRPDAEDVTQDVFVKVFKKLKSFRGDSAVSTWIYRIAVNACLDFRRRRRLRQAVSLDDGMEVGSTPLSVTRLIESCLPRMAEGYRQVFVLHDIQGLKHEEIGKILGITDGASKSQLHRARAFLRRELSPYLEDRHWVRGE, from the coding sequence GTGAACGATACTATTCAGACAACCAATACGGAACGCCAGAGCGGCGCGGAGATGTGTTTTGAGCGGATCTACGAAACGTACCGCGGTCGGGTGTATAGTACCGCCTACCGGATGCTATCCAACCGCCCAGACGCCGAGGATGTCACTCAAGACGTATTCGTTAAGGTCTTCAAGAAGCTGAAGTCCTTCCGGGGCGATTCGGCGGTATCGACATGGATCTACCGGATTGCCGTAAACGCATGCCTGGATTTTCGCCGTCGGCGCCGACTCCGCCAGGCGGTGTCGCTGGATGATGGCATGGAGGTCGGCTCCACGCCGCTCTCCGTGACCCGGTTGATTGAGAGCTGCCTGCCGCGGATGGCCGAAGGCTATCGGCAGGTGTTCGTCCTCCACGACATCCAGGGATTGAAGCACGAGGAGATTGGCAAGATACTCGGGATAACCGACGGCGCCAGCAAGTCGCAGCTTCACCGGGCGCGTGCGTTCCTGCGGCGCGAGCTGTCCCCATATCTGGAAGACCGGCACTGGGTGAGGGGAGAGTAG
- a CDS encoding PDZ domain-containing protein, with protein MKIVRLLAVFVPVLAYAAGDSTEAKRGWLGVYTDELSKPMLVALDIDHGVLVTDVAEGSPAAKAGIETGDVITLLDGQSTTDGSALRWAVRDRPDKNVVIKVHRRGKEKKLDVTLGTREGAEKAFDFEWQAIPQEAFREAKRVLREAGPELKRELERSDLSLDSLRKQMDELRKELNELRRKLTEKQKGE; from the coding sequence GTGAAGATTGTGCGTCTTCTGGCGGTGTTTGTACCCGTTCTGGCGTACGCAGCCGGTGACTCAACTGAAGCCAAACGGGGCTGGCTTGGAGTCTACACCGACGAGCTGAGCAAGCCGATGCTGGTGGCGTTGGACATCGACCACGGCGTGCTCGTGACCGACGTTGCCGAGGGGTCTCCGGCCGCGAAGGCCGGGATAGAAACCGGTGATGTCATCACCCTGCTCGACGGGCAGTCCACGACCGACGGCTCGGCTCTGCGTTGGGCAGTGCGCGACCGCCCGGACAAGAATGTGGTAATCAAGGTTCATCGTCGCGGCAAAGAGAAGAAGCTGGACGTGACACTTGGGACCCGGGAGGGAGCCGAGAAGGCATTCGACTTCGAGTGGCAGGCGATTCCCCAGGAAGCGTTTCGGGAGGCCAAGCGGGTCCTGCGCGAGGCCGGGCCGGAGCTCAAACGCGAACTCGAACGCTCCGACCTGTCTCTTGACTCCCTGCGCAAGCAGATGGATGAGTTGAGGAAAGAACTGAACGAGCTGCGCAGGAAACTGACAGAGAAGCAGAAGGGCGAATAG
- a CDS encoding glycosyltransferase family 4 protein, with product MSMPERLSICIVTDAYLPSIGGVENHVLYLSAELKRLGHDVVVVTHKLPPVQDHAARQVESPVPVQRLAGGLLVYREHDIAIDPRMVSSFKRLLDGLEPGPKARDTIRNVGRCGHVPAPRFDIVHGQSEGSYLVYEALAAARRRGIATVLTRHSMVRNKPAIFRPFLMSLTKLLARRADGLIAVSQSCAEESAGFPGAIRVIPNGVDTTEFRPAPSERQRLRSELGFGDSDIVLGFVGRLHTTKGIPLLLEVFEQLRREDSRLKLLLAGPGPLRGAVEERARTSSGAITLLEPQPFDKVAPLLNALDVYAFPSKGEGFGISLLEAMACGLPSVAFGRWGVKELVDDGETGLLVGSPAEFSEKLGLLTSDRTLRKQLGQAALVSVHEKFSWPRIAAETVDLYQALIERRAVRS from the coding sequence ATGTCGATGCCCGAACGACTGAGCATCTGCATAGTTACCGACGCGTACCTCCCGTCGATTGGCGGGGTGGAGAACCACGTGCTGTACCTTTCCGCTGAGCTCAAACGGCTGGGGCACGACGTCGTCGTGGTGACTCACAAACTCCCGCCGGTTCAAGACCATGCTGCCCGCCAGGTGGAGTCGCCGGTGCCGGTTCAGCGTTTGGCGGGCGGGCTGCTCGTGTACCGCGAGCACGACATCGCCATCGACCCACGCATGGTTTCATCGTTCAAGCGGCTGTTGGACGGCCTGGAACCGGGTCCGAAGGCTCGGGATACGATCCGCAATGTCGGACGTTGCGGTCATGTCCCTGCGCCGCGGTTCGACATCGTGCACGGTCAGAGCGAGGGTTCGTACCTCGTCTACGAGGCATTGGCTGCAGCGCGACGGCGCGGAATTGCCACGGTACTGACGAGGCATTCGATGGTCCGGAACAAGCCCGCGATATTCCGCCCTTTCCTGATGTCCCTGACGAAGTTGCTGGCAAGGCGGGCAGACGGTCTGATAGCCGTCAGCCAATCCTGTGCCGAAGAGTCAGCAGGGTTCCCGGGCGCCATCCGGGTCATACCCAACGGCGTGGACACCACCGAATTCCGGCCGGCGCCGTCGGAACGGCAGCGGCTGCGCTCAGAGTTGGGATTTGGCGACAGCGATATCGTACTCGGTTTCGTCGGCAGACTGCACACGACGAAGGGCATTCCACTGCTACTGGAGGTGTTCGAGCAACTGCGTCGGGAGGATTCGAGGCTGAAGCTGCTGCTGGCCGGGCCCGGGCCTCTGCGCGGCGCGGTCGAAGAACGGGCGCGCACCTCATCCGGAGCGATCACCTTGCTTGAGCCGCAGCCGTTCGACAAGGTTGCTCCCCTGCTCAATGCGCTCGACGTCTACGCATTCCCATCGAAAGGCGAGGGGTTCGGCATATCGCTGCTGGAGGCGATGGCCTGCGGGCTTCCGTCGGTCGCATTCGGGCGCTGGGGTGTCAAGGAGTTGGTCGATGACGGAGAGACCGGCCTGCTTGTGGGCAGCCCGGCCGAGTTCTCGGAGAAGCTCGGGCTGTTGACATCAGACAGAACGCTACGAAAGCAACTGGGACAGGCCGCGCTTGTGAGCGTTCACGAGAAGTTCTCGTGGCCGCGCATCGCGGCCGAGACGGTCGATCTCTATCAGGCGCTCATCGAGCGGAGGGCAGTCAGGAGTTAG
- a CDS encoding PAS domain S-box protein: protein MTDRASPHDKLLFILYLAAMVALGVATHGRERAFGRLTLIPLGFAAMLARGRDPRREAEEQSAFEEAERRRAERRAGAAFDSFADSSPISIEIFSLDGKPLRSNKAAERLLGMIPPPGIPLFDERGLKRAGLLEPQLRRVLAGTRVETPPTWYDQTEIGLPGIPGRKVCFRATVFPILDNEGQVTRIAVMHEDLTELKKLEQEAKENAGRFASAPAVFEAEPPPGTDARDIEFQRRKLEAALRENEERYRSLVESTHGYVIARFSEDGHILAVGPEVETYWGIKRDTIVVDNLAFFSRIHPDDIELVKSTEATARKTGSYPDAYQFRVVNMTTNVTHWLAAHGSVSTYAGKRVFDLLLVDISEARRLEDELHERERNVAAMIASTGDGVFTVDKEWVIKSWSPGAENETRVAAAEAVGKRLWEVYPDLEKSGFGPVYRKTLLDRTPQYYEGFYQDGREKYAGWFAVSVYPSGTGMMALIRNVSLRKRAELAWREADAKLKALLEAPGFGVTIKDHNLRYTLANAGAMKMMGPNAGDSVLGKTDLEIYNAKVSALMASHDRQVMERGQPAELEVALPDGTSANAAWYHISKQPLSGPTGTVVGILDVACDITSRVRAQQELLRRREYLEKLLGEQGQSLRKAQEELTRWTR, encoded by the coding sequence ATGACTGATCGCGCCTCTCCTCACGACAAGCTGCTCTTCATCTTGTATCTGGCTGCAATGGTCGCGCTTGGAGTCGCGACACACGGGCGAGAGCGCGCGTTCGGGAGACTGACTCTGATACCTCTGGGGTTCGCAGCGATGCTCGCGCGCGGAAGGGATCCGCGTCGTGAGGCCGAGGAGCAGTCGGCCTTCGAAGAAGCCGAGCGCCGACGGGCCGAGCGGCGCGCCGGAGCAGCATTTGACAGCTTCGCCGACTCCAGTCCTATCAGCATCGAGATTTTCTCCCTTGACGGCAAGCCGCTTCGCAGCAACAAGGCGGCCGAGCGGCTGCTCGGGATGATCCCCCCGCCAGGAATCCCGCTCTTTGATGAACGCGGACTGAAACGCGCCGGATTGCTGGAACCGCAACTAAGGCGGGTTCTTGCCGGCACCCGCGTCGAAACGCCGCCGACATGGTACGACCAAACTGAGATCGGCCTGCCGGGCATACCCGGCCGCAAGGTCTGCTTCCGCGCCACGGTTTTCCCGATACTGGACAACGAAGGGCAGGTAACGCGCATCGCCGTGATGCACGAAGACCTGACCGAGCTCAAGAAACTCGAACAGGAGGCCAAGGAAAACGCCGGACGCTTCGCCTCCGCCCCGGCGGTATTCGAAGCCGAGCCGCCGCCGGGCACCGACGCCCGCGACATTGAGTTCCAACGCCGGAAACTGGAAGCCGCCCTGCGCGAGAATGAAGAGCGCTACCGATCACTCGTCGAATCGACACACGGATATGTCATCGCGCGCTTCTCTGAAGACGGCCACATACTGGCCGTAGGCCCTGAGGTCGAGACGTATTGGGGCATCAAGCGCGACACGATAGTTGTGGACAACCTCGCCTTCTTCAGCCGCATTCACCCCGATGACATCGAACTGGTCAAGTCGACAGAGGCGACGGCGCGCAAGACAGGGTCGTACCCGGACGCCTACCAGTTCCGCGTCGTAAACATGACGACGAACGTCACGCACTGGCTTGCGGCCCACGGCTCGGTCAGCACGTACGCCGGGAAACGGGTATTCGACCTGCTGCTGGTCGACATCAGCGAGGCCCGCAGGCTGGAGGACGAACTGCATGAGCGGGAGAGAAACGTCGCCGCCATGATAGCCAGCACGGGTGACGGTGTGTTCACGGTCGACAAGGAGTGGGTCATAAAGAGCTGGAGCCCGGGTGCCGAAAACGAGACCCGGGTAGCCGCTGCAGAAGCAGTAGGAAAGCGGCTCTGGGAGGTCTATCCCGACCTGGAGAAGAGCGGCTTCGGCCCGGTCTACCGCAAGACCCTGCTCGACCGCACGCCCCAGTACTACGAAGGTTTCTATCAAGATGGTCGTGAGAAGTACGCCGGGTGGTTCGCGGTTTCCGTGTACCCCAGCGGTACCGGCATGATGGCGCTGATCCGCAACGTGTCACTCAGGAAGCGGGCCGAACTGGCCTGGCGCGAGGCGGACGCCAAGCTCAAGGCGCTGCTCGAGGCCCCCGGTTTCGGTGTCACCATCAAGGATCACAACCTGCGCTACACCCTGGCCAATGCGGGCGCGATGAAGATGATGGGACCGAATGCTGGGGACTCGGTCCTGGGAAAGACCGACCTGGAGATATACAACGCCAAGGTCTCGGCGCTCATGGCCTCCCACGATCGGCAGGTGATGGAACGAGGACAACCGGCGGAACTGGAGGTCGCCCTTCCCGATGGGACCAGCGCCAATGCGGCCTGGTACCACATCAGCAAACAGCCGCTCTCCGGTCCGACCGGCACAGTCGTAGGCATCCTCGACGTTGCCTGCGACATCACCAGCCGCGTGCGCGCACAACAGGAACTGCTCCGCCGCAGGGAGTACCTGGAGAAACTATTGGGCGAGCAGGGCCAATCATTGCGCAAGGCACAGGAAGAACTCACACGCTGGACCCGCTGA
- a CDS encoding PIG-L family deacetylase, protein MSAEAPSVSALRLNPNERIIVVAPHPDDEVLACGGMIQQALALGSAVWVVYVTSGEGSWPAAWRVTGHMLPGPDDYLQLGRTRIEEAKEGARVLGLDPGQLSFLGYPDHGLARLRRQNWTTPYRSAYTRLDAGQYGGTGHAYTGRQLLSDIESILGNVKPTRVFAPHAREAHADHRSTAALVAMALEAGRRTEGGIGPEVYSYPTRRLPFPPTGTGRNGHLSPPADLVGTGHHWFTFSLNSAQQRIKKSALRCHRSQREAFGSALGACLAANELFDRPDS, encoded by the coding sequence TTGAGCGCCGAAGCGCCATCGGTCTCCGCCCTCCGCCTCAATCCGAACGAACGCATCATCGTCGTCGCTCCGCATCCGGATGACGAGGTGCTCGCCTGCGGCGGGATGATTCAGCAGGCACTCGCGCTTGGCAGTGCCGTCTGGGTCGTCTACGTGACTTCAGGCGAAGGGTCCTGGCCGGCCGCGTGGCGCGTCACCGGCCACATGCTCCCCGGCCCCGACGACTACCTGCAGCTTGGCCGTACCCGCATTGAGGAAGCCAAAGAAGGTGCGCGTGTGCTCGGTCTCGACCCGGGTCAGCTTAGCTTCCTTGGCTATCCTGACCACGGGCTCGCCCGTCTGCGCAGGCAGAATTGGACCACCCCCTATCGGTCAGCCTACACCCGATTGGACGCTGGCCAATACGGCGGAACCGGTCACGCATACACAGGCAGACAACTGCTGAGCGACATCGAATCTATCCTCGGAAACGTGAAGCCGACACGGGTATTCGCGCCGCACGCCCGCGAAGCGCATGCCGACCATCGCTCCACAGCGGCGCTTGTGGCTATGGCCTTAGAAGCCGGGCGGAGAACCGAGGGCGGCATCGGTCCGGAAGTGTATTCCTACCCTACCCGCCGACTGCCGTTTCCCCCTACTGGCACCGGCAGGAACGGTCATCTTTCACCGCCTGCTGACCTGGTCGGCACGGGACACCACTGGTTCACCTTCAGCCTCAACAGCGCCCAGCAACGCATCAAGAAGTCCGCCCTGCGCTGCCACAGGAGCCAGCGCGAAGCTTTCGGGAGCGCCCTTGGCGCTTGCCTGGCCGCCAACGAGCTGTTCGATCGCCCCGACTCCTGA
- a CDS encoding PorV/PorQ family protein, whose translation MSYLASSALLAVLFGAAGSGTAVMPVLRIEQGPRLAAMGGAGIALVGDASAIYWNPAGLARVSGTSFALSHQQWFAGIKDEVLHAALPSGLGAIGLGLTYSGEPGIEFWDHNNFPGDTFSTWNGVLTAGYGFAVAKDWHVGAAVKSFYQSLYTSGGYGGACDIGFACRPLPFLSLGAVARNLGVAMYGPGLEQMPIEAGVGGGFALGPANVVLDFVLPIDNGVSLRAGVEYKPIPELALRLGYRTGPQDLGTLGALSGLTAGLGVGVGPFSLDYAIDPYGKLGLSHRIGLATALSARGAGSLRLKVVDGTSMDPLSAAVTTTGTKSYQGRTGISGEVMLTRLPAGELVIYTSRQGYLPRVDSMYIAGDREQSATIALSPLTYGAITGVIADAETRKPIGGRVAYSGAVQGSTGADSMLGNYTLRSLPAGQYRLTASGPTDDYVAQTCSMRVEPGRITTKDFYLVRRRQTIVLHGVNFETGKAALLPEFDSILARAGEILSMNPGIMVELAGHTDPREIATTEYPSNWELSQARAEAVRQYLVIKWGIAPERLTSHGYADTQPIAPNNTEEGMARNRRTEFRIAGQQ comes from the coding sequence ATGAGCTATCTCGCCTCTTCGGCACTGCTGGCCGTCCTGTTCGGTGCGGCTGGAAGCGGCACTGCAGTCATGCCTGTGCTCAGGATTGAGCAGGGACCGCGTCTGGCGGCGATGGGTGGGGCCGGAATCGCTTTGGTTGGAGACGCAAGCGCCATCTATTGGAACCCGGCCGGTCTGGCTCGGGTGTCGGGCACGAGTTTCGCGCTTTCGCATCAGCAGTGGTTTGCCGGCATCAAGGATGAGGTCCTCCACGCCGCACTGCCTTCCGGCCTGGGCGCGATCGGCCTGGGGTTGACATACAGCGGTGAGCCGGGAATAGAGTTCTGGGACCACAATAACTTCCCCGGTGACACATTCTCTACCTGGAATGGTGTGCTGACCGCGGGTTATGGCTTTGCGGTCGCAAAGGACTGGCATGTCGGCGCAGCGGTGAAGAGCTTCTACCAAAGTCTCTACACGTCGGGTGGCTATGGTGGGGCATGCGACATAGGGTTTGCCTGCCGGCCGCTTCCGTTCCTCAGCCTGGGTGCTGTCGCACGCAACCTGGGCGTCGCGATGTACGGTCCGGGTCTTGAGCAGATGCCCATTGAGGCTGGAGTTGGCGGAGGCTTCGCCCTTGGCCCGGCAAATGTAGTGCTGGATTTCGTCCTGCCGATTGACAACGGTGTGTCGCTGCGTGCCGGCGTTGAGTACAAGCCCATACCTGAGCTGGCGCTCCGGCTGGGCTACAGGACCGGGCCGCAGGACCTGGGTACGCTGGGAGCGTTAAGTGGATTGACTGCCGGGCTAGGCGTGGGTGTGGGTCCGTTCAGCCTGGACTACGCGATAGATCCCTATGGCAAGCTTGGCCTTTCGCACCGGATCGGCCTGGCAACAGCGCTATCCGCCAGAGGTGCAGGGAGCCTGAGGCTAAAGGTCGTCGATGGCACGAGCATGGACCCGCTGTCGGCCGCTGTGACAACGACCGGAACCAAGTCCTACCAGGGCCGGACCGGGATATCGGGTGAGGTCATGCTGACGCGGCTCCCGGCGGGTGAGCTTGTCATCTACACCAGCCGTCAAGGCTACCTGCCTCGAGTGGACTCGATGTACATTGCGGGTGACCGGGAGCAGAGCGCTACCATCGCGCTCAGTCCACTGACCTATGGCGCCATCACCGGCGTCATCGCCGACGCGGAGACACGCAAGCCGATCGGCGGCAGGGTCGCCTACAGCGGGGCAGTTCAGGGCAGCACCGGGGCGGACTCGATGCTGGGCAACTACACGTTGCGCAGCCTGCCTGCCGGCCAGTACCGCCTGACCGCGTCCGGGCCGACCGACGACTATGTCGCGCAGACGTGCTCGATGAGGGTAGAGCCGGGCCGGATTACGACCAAGGACTTCTATCTGGTCAGGCGCCGGCAGACGATTGTGCTGCACGGGGTGAACTTCGAGACCGGCAAGGCGGCCCTCCTGCCCGAGTTCGACTCGATTCTCGCCCGGGCCGGCGAGATTCTCAGCATGAACCCCGGCATCATGGTGGAGCTGGCCGGGCACACCGACCCGCGAGAAATCGCGACCACCGAGTACCCATCGAACTGGGAGCTGTCGCAGGCGCGGGCCGAGGCGGTGAGACAATACCTGGTCATCAAATGGGGGATTGCGCCAGAGCGACTCACCTCCCACGGCTACGCTGACACACAGCCGATCGCTCCGAACAACACGGAAGAGGGCATGGCCCGTAACCGAAGAACCGAGTTCCGCATTGCCGGGCAGCAGTGA
- the tolB gene encoding Tol-Pal system beta propeller repeat protein TolB — protein sequence MGVSRLAVSKLAVGLLTANCLLLTANFVLAQDQPPLTPAPAVEVPAEELWLKLTSSSGRKKLSLVIADFKSPPGTDAQTSARIRDIRSVLVADLRFSLHFTFEEPDSGKAFNFSTDEKKLDYKGWGTTGAQILVCGELVTKRSGPQVQLRLYDLDVNRLIATKAYALSEQWRWLAHQMADEVIKLLTPDDGVNRTRIAFSRAINRETKDLCIADYDGAGPEQLTRSGGLKLFPDWAPSGAALAYCTYGTSTLNIYTYALGSGKSVLVSARTGLNTTPAFSPDGRRIAASLGFEGNSEIYVMEPNGKGLNRLTNSKGIDISPCWSPNGRQIAFVSDRTGTPQIYVMNADGTDVRRLTFEGSYNTSPAWSPRGDLIAFVQRQPGGTNQICVTDLAGDTYMRLTSGMNNEDPCWSPDGLHIAFASNRTGPFEIYTMDWTGANQHKVTNVGGAYSPAWSPRLSR from the coding sequence ATGGGAGTTAGCAGGTTAGCAGTTAGTAAGTTAGCAGTAGGACTCCTCACTGCTAACTGCTTACTCCTAACTGCCAACTTCGTCCTCGCCCAGGACCAGCCGCCGCTGACCCCGGCGCCCGCGGTCGAAGTGCCGGCCGAAGAACTCTGGTTGAAGCTGACCTCGAGCAGCGGCAGAAAGAAGCTCTCCCTTGTCATTGCCGACTTCAAGTCTCCGCCGGGCACCGACGCGCAGACCTCTGCCCGAATCAGAGACATCCGCTCGGTGCTCGTCGCCGACCTCAGGTTCTCACTCCACTTCACATTCGAGGAACCCGACTCCGGCAAGGCCTTCAACTTCTCGACCGACGAGAAGAAGCTGGACTACAAGGGCTGGGGCACGACCGGCGCCCAGATTCTCGTCTGCGGTGAACTGGTCACGAAACGGTCGGGTCCGCAGGTGCAGCTCCGCCTGTATGACCTCGACGTGAACCGGTTGATAGCCACGAAAGCATACGCCCTCTCTGAGCAGTGGCGCTGGCTCGCACACCAGATGGCCGACGAGGTCATCAAGCTGCTCACTCCGGACGACGGAGTGAACCGCACCCGCATCGCCTTCTCCCGCGCCATCAACCGTGAAACCAAGGACCTCTGCATTGCCGACTACGACGGCGCGGGGCCTGAGCAGCTGACACGCTCGGGCGGGCTCAAGCTCTTCCCCGACTGGGCTCCATCCGGAGCAGCTCTTGCCTACTGCACCTACGGCACCAGCACGCTCAACATCTACACCTACGCTCTCGGCTCGGGCAAGTCCGTGCTGGTCAGCGCGCGCACGGGACTTAACACCACACCTGCGTTCTCGCCTGACGGCCGCAGAATCGCCGCGTCCCTTGGATTCGAGGGTAACTCAGAGATCTACGTGATGGAGCCGAACGGCAAGGGCCTGAATCGGCTGACCAACAGCAAAGGCATCGACATATCGCCCTGCTGGTCACCCAACGGCCGCCAGATCGCCTTTGTTTCCGACCGCACCGGCACGCCGCAGATCTACGTGATGAATGCCGACGGAACCGACGTGCGGCGCCTGACATTCGAGGGTAGCTACAACACATCGCCGGCATGGTCGCCGCGCGGCGACCTCATCGCCTTTGTCCAGCGCCAGCCTGGCGGCACCAATCAGATCTGCGTAACCGACCTTGCCGGCGACACCTACATGCGCCTGACCTCGGGGATGAACAACGAGGACCCCTGCTGGTCGCCGGACGGCCTGCACATCGCCTTCGCCTCGAACCGCACCGGCCCGTTCGAGATCTACACGATGGACTGGACCGGCGCGAACCAGCACAAGGTCACGAACGTCGGTGGCGCCTATTCCCCGGCCTGGTCGCCCCGCTTGAGTCGTTGA
- a CDS encoding OmpA family protein, translating to MLKTNLGIIVELAGHNDTREIAAVQFASNWELSQARAETVRQYLQVKWGIAAERLIAHGYADTQPLAPNNTEEGVARNRRTEFRIAGQQQLTVGLRCWWLFTALRQFADQQRGSVDVVSPEDQRPFYQFRVESAEQLDVEPVGYGN from the coding sequence ATTCTCAAGACCAACCTCGGGATCATCGTCGAACTGGCCGGGCATAACGACACGCGCGAGATTGCCGCCGTGCAGTTTGCGTCGAACTGGGAGCTATCACAGGCTCGGGCAGAGACAGTAAGGCAGTACCTGCAAGTCAAGTGGGGGATTGCGGCGGAGCGATTGATCGCCCACGGCTACGCTGATACGCAGCCGCTTGCGCCAAACAACACAGAAGAGGGTGTGGCAAGGAATCGGCGTACCGAGTTCCGGATTGCCGGGCAGCAGCAGCTAACGGTCGGGCTTCGATGTTGGTGGCTGTTCACTGCGCTTCGGCAATTCGCAGACCAGCAACGGGGTTCCGTTGACGTCGTATCGCCGGAAGACCAGCGCCCGTTCTATCAGTTCCGGGTAGAGTCGGCTGAACAGCTTGATGTCGAACCCGTTGGCTACGGTAACTAG
- a CDS encoding DUF3108 domain-containing protein: MLAVLAALAVALVPGERLDYGLRYGPVSIGRLRLETLQPETLGTEECWHFRADLELTRSFSWVFWANYRLETWCRTSDMVTLRSYKRTREPRYRAEWTADYDLVQSVANYSDGRTTSVESGARDLLSTWYYFRTLSLAAGDTVRTALHVDRRNYQLVAVARAAKAVSTPAGAFDCIAVVPNAGGPLGTVYLTDDSERIPVSIRTRVGGLVVSAFLRSVSFEEE; this comes from the coding sequence ATGCTAGCGGTTCTCGCCGCGTTGGCCGTTGCCCTTGTTCCGGGCGAACGGCTCGACTACGGGCTGCGCTACGGCCCGGTTTCCATCGGCCGGCTCCGGCTCGAGACGCTGCAACCAGAGACGCTCGGGACCGAGGAGTGCTGGCATTTCCGGGCAGACCTGGAACTGACCCGGTCGTTTTCGTGGGTCTTCTGGGCCAACTACCGACTGGAAACCTGGTGCCGGACTTCGGACATGGTGACGCTCCGGTCATACAAGCGGACTCGCGAGCCTCGTTACCGGGCCGAGTGGACTGCGGACTACGACCTGGTCCAGTCGGTGGCCAACTACTCGGATGGCAGGACCACCTCCGTTGAGTCTGGCGCCCGCGACCTGCTGTCGACCTGGTACTACTTCCGCACCCTGTCGCTCGCGGCCGGGGATACGGTCAGAACCGCGCTGCACGTTGACCGGCGTAACTACCAACTGGTCGCGGTTGCCCGGGCCGCGAAGGCGGTCAGCACTCCGGCGGGTGCTTTCGACTGCATCGCGGTTGTGCCCAATGCCGGAGGTCCGCTGGGCACAGTCTATCTGACCGATGACTCGGAACGGATACCGGTCTCGATCCGGACCCGGGTCGGGGGTCTGGTTGTGAGCGCTTTCCTGCGCTCGGTCTCTTTTGAGGAGGAATAG